TTTGCTGCAGGATTTGCTAAGTCAAAATATCACCCCAAATATTTATGTTTTTAATAGTCTGATGAATGTAAATGCCCGTGACTTGAGTTACACGTTGCACATCTACAAACATATGCAGGTACCGCCCTCTTCCGTTTATATATTTTAGATGTTCATTGAATTGTTTTGTCGCCATACTAATTACATGTATACTATATCTATACAAAAAGGAAAATCTCATTAATTTTTAACTAGAACTGGGAATTAATTAAATTGTTCTGGACAGAAAAGTGAACTTTGTCCAGTATATACATTGGTCTCAGCCAGAATAATAAGTGATTAGATACTCTAGGAAGTAATCACAAGTGATCCTTATGAGTAATAACCCAGGCTGACTACCCGTGGGGCGTAAACAGCACACAATGCGCACATACTTCACATCCTTTAAGCTATTGAACATATGCCAAAGTTAAAATGAGCTCTTATTGACATGAGTGTTTCATTTATCAGTTATTACTTTGTTTCAAATGTTTAGACTGTCGGTGTTGCTGCGGATGTGACATCTTACAACATCCTGTTGAAATCTTGTTGTCGAGCATCAAGAGTTGATTTGGCTCAAAACATATACAGGGAGGTTCAAAATTTGGAATCAAATGGAGTTTTGAAACTTGATGTTTTCACGTACAGCACAATCATTAAGGTATATACCtcattatataaaaataatgtcTAATCTGAAATTCTCACTTTCTGTAAAATATACATTCTTTTATTCTTATAACCATGTCTGTGTTCAATTTTCCAGGCATTTGCGGATGCTAAAATGTGGCAAATGGCTCTGGAAATTAAAGAAGATATGCTCACAGCTGGTGTCACTCCCAATACTATAACGTGGTCATCTTTAATAAATGCAGTCTCTAGTGCAGGTCTTGTTGAGCAGTCAATCTTATTATTTGAAGAAATGCTTCTGGCTGGTTGTACACCCAACACGCAGTGCTGCAACACTGTACTTCATGCATGTATTGAGGCTTGCCAGTATGACAGGGCCTTCCGGTTATTCAGTAATTGGAAAAGAAGTGCAACTGATAAGTTTTACAGTAAAGATTATCAGAGGAAGATTGATAGAGGCAAGGACCATTCACGTAAAAGTTATAATATGACTGGGAAAGACTATGGGTCTGATTCTGATCATGTGCAGTTTACTAGAAGGGTTCCCTTTAAACCCACTACTGCAACATATAACATTTTGATGAAGGCCTGTGGTACTGACCACAAGCGTGCAAAAGCTTTGATGCATGAGATGAAGGCCTTGGGTCTTTCCCCCAATCAAATAAGCTGGTCAATATTGATTGATATTTTTGGAGCCTCAAGGAATGTTAAGGGTGCTATGCAGGTATATGTTTCTGTATATACTGATATTTAGAAAAGACTAAACTGCATGCTAAATTTCCTAGAAATCACAAATATTGATGTTGGTCATAGTTTATGATTATGCACTTTGACAAGTTATTTTAAATATGGCGCACTTTGCATCCCATGGATGTTATTCCATTTAATTTAATAGTTACCGTCAGCTTGGGGAGGGGTATTTTCGAGAATGAAACTATAATTCCCTTGCAATCTAAAGAATTTACATTGACGGAACAAAAGATTCCACTTATGCGCTGCTAGATGACTTCTGAGTTTCAGTAAGAATAATGTTGAAGGTTTAGGTTTTTATCAAAGATTTGACGGGTTTGAAACTTACAGGTTGGAGTTTAAATGGAGAATTTCTGTGAAATTTTGTGGCCTTTATTAGAATTTTAATCAAAATTTAGAAGTTTATCTGATATTTAGTTGAGATTTACAGGATTTTGTTGAAATTATAATTGAGTTTTAACGGAATCAAGATTTATTTAGTTCCGAAATACCCTGATCAAGTTAACTATACTTACTGCCTGGGGATGCAAATTGCAATGAATATAACTTGCTGGACAACAGTGCATGATTGCAAACAATATACACCAATGTCAAAATATACACCAATTAACTCTTCAGAAAATGATCAACAGAAATACGAAGAATTATATTCTTATGTTTGAGGCGTGGTACCAATTATGCATTTTTCAtctgtttttttttaatttattctTCATTATTATAAAAAAGGAAATGTACATGCAAAATTTTAATCTATCAACTTCTCTGAAAAATGTGAATATCTGGTAATGTGCAAATGGTGCAAGTTGGCCACCTCCAAATTTAGGAGTACAGTAATAATAATTGAAGAAGGGACAAATATTGCCATTGCATTATAAACTTTCTAAAAGCATGTGTGTTTCCAGTGCAGATATTAAGTTCCATGCGTCAGGCGGGTATTCAACCCGATGTTATTGCATACACAGCAGCTATGAAGGTTTGAACTTTTACTTGTTAGTCCCATACTTCACATTCGTTGACTATCTCCTTTGTACTCCAGGAATTGGGAAAAAAATGTTATGTTGAACAGATGTAAAGAGCTTTATATCttatatgtttgtatatattGAGTGCTCTGCTCTTCCTTACAGGTTTGTGTACAGAACCAAAACCTGCAGTTTGCATTTTCTTTATTTGAGAGAATGAAAAGAGATCAAATACAGCCAAACTTGGTATGTCTAATTATAGTGGGTATATCCATGTTATTATCTTTGTATAATATGATATATTCTATTGTAAGCCAGTGTGAGCACAAATTtataatatgaatttttaatttcAGGTAACATACAACACACTTCTTAAAGCTCGTACAAGATATGGTTCCCTTGAGGAAGTGCGACAATGCCTTTATATATATCAGGATATGCGGAAAGCAGGGTATACTGCTACATAAAATTTCTGCCTGCTTATTTTCCTTTTGCTTTGTTAACATTTCTTTTCGCACACAAAGTTTTGCTTCGTAGATGTGGTAGCTGTATCATTGTATAAGTTCTTAAATCTTGCCGGACGCGTGATCAACTCACATTTTAACAGTTTCTTAAATAAGTCTGTCCTGGCATCACTTCGATGCATCAATATAATTGTATTCATCTCAGTTTTTTTGCTTGATCTCTTTTGACATCTGAATATGGCACATCTATGAGCTCTCATTTGTTACTGTATTCTTGTACACATGATATTAGTTCATCAACTTAAAGATAGTTGGATGTCTGCTTCACCTTTTCTTTTAATAGAGAGCACACAATCTTTTATAGTTAGGTCATTGAATGTTCTTCCACTCTAGAAAATAAATAATTCAGTCCTACAATGTCGTTTCAATTACTTAAATTGATGCCTCGGTTAATGCTTTATTGCGGAACACATATTAAAGAGCACAACTTACAGGTACAGTTCCAATGATTACTATCTTAAACAACTAATAGAGGAGTGGTGTGAAGGAATACTACAAGGTAGCAACCAGAATCAAGTCCAAAACACTTCTAGCAGCAGAACTGAGTTGGGAGGCTCTCAAAGCCTTCTTCTGGAGAAAGTAGCTGCAAATTTGCAAAAGACTGGTCCTGAAATCTTAGCTGTCGATCTTCGGGGGCTCACAAAGGTAGATTAACATCAAAAATGTCAATGACCTTGAGTTGCATTTTTTTTACTAGATATCTTTATATTTCCCTTCTGTTGTTGAGGCATTGTTAGAAAGGACATGACTGAAGTTTTTGTTTCAGGCTCAAGCTCCAACTAGATTAGCATTTTTTTGTACTTCCTAATATACTGAAAAGTAGCAAATGTTCAGTAGTTATATAATGTTGTATGGCTCAAATTCTCAAATAAGCTTGACAAAGTACTTGTAATGCATTAACAGGTTGAAGCTCGGATTGTGGTTCTTGCTGTTTTACGAATGATCAAGGAGAACTACACTCCAGGTCAGTAATATTTCTCATTACACTCAATAAATAGTGTAGTGTTCCAAATTACTTGACCATTTGGTTGCATTACAATTCCATGTACTTTACCTTTTTGACTTATAAAATCAACTTGACTCGTTTTCTAGGCAAAGTAAATTTATCCACATGGTTCTCTCATAACATACTCTAAAGTAAGTTATATTGTTCATATATAATATacaaaatattaatataatacaGTGACTTTAGATGTCAAAAAGGTATGGATGGATATACTATTACATATTGATAAAGTATTCCAGGATGCAGCCTTTAATTCACAAGAGAAGAATGAAGTTTCGAGGAACCTTTTGCAATATACAAGTAAAAAGTAGCATTGTGTTATTTAGAAATCCTTCCAGATTTGATATAAGGACCAAGCAATTACACTTTTGAAGTTATCAGTAAACATGTTAATAAGCTCCGTGATTTATAAATCTTGCCTCGAGTCCTTGACCTTGACTTTTGCACAACACATGTCTCAGTTCTTTCATTCACCACCACACAACATCAAGATATCAATCCCTTGTGCAATAACTGGTTTTGATGGGTAATTTACTATGGATTTTGCAGGAAATTCATTAAAAGATGATATGTCAATAATATTAGGAGTTCAGGAAGTAGTTTCAAGTGATGCCAAGCACGACTCCGTGAAAGATGCTATAGTGAAACTTTTGCAGGATGATTTGGGGCTTGAAGTTATTTTTTCAGCCACTGGAAGCATGAGTTTGAATTCAGATGCGGACTTTAAGAACACCATTGCAGTAGGATTTCCCACACAGTTAGAATCTCCAACCAGAAGACCTTCAGATTTGCATCGTCTCAAGGTCATGAGAAAGTCATTGTTTAACTGGTTACAGAAGAGACTAGATGCGTCTACAGGATAACTTCGCATCCAGGCAAGATTTTGTAGATGATAATAATTAGCTTGTAAATTTGTATGCTTTTACCTTCTCTATCGGGACACAGCACAATAAAGAGTAGATATAACGAATCAGACACCCTGTAAATGACCGGAAATACCATTTACCAAGGCAAATAAGCCAAGTTGTAGAGCAGCAATATGTATGGTTCTTCACATTTTTCCCATTATCTTATTTTTTAATTAAGGCCTCATTTGTATACTAGATATCGTGTTGAAACTTCCCCAAGTCACTAGAACAATGTTTTTCGGGTAAATTATGTACAACTTTATTGTCTGTCCTGTAGTAGTTTAAACGAAATCGTGCTTTGTGCAATGAGGATGGCTTACTATAAATTTTTACGGTTTCCACAATATATTTACCTCCTTCGGAGGGAATTAATTGTCCATCTACACCATGTCTGGTCAGAAACCTGACCACATTTGCTGTTATAGGAATGGTGTCATATTGTCATGAGTTTATAACTCTTTATATTTATACATGTGTTAAATGATGGAACAAGAACACATGAAAATTAGGTTTTGCAAGACTGCAAGTCTTGTTTCTGGGAAAAGTACTCAGCAAAGCAAGCTGGAATCATGTATTACTATCTACTACTCGTGTTATTTCCTCGTTCCTCGGCTAAGGACTTCTGCAAAACCTCCTCGGATTGCGATGTCGATTCGTTTTCCGCCCCCAATGAAGTAACACCAAGGACTTCCACCGGAAAGACATGGATTAGGTAAACACAACCATAACCTGATAAAGCACTATGTTCACTATCCTTATGGAGTAACATAGCAGGTCATAATATTCCAAGTACTGTGACCTACTCTAACTATACTTAAAATTTGAAGTCATCCACGTTACGGGCGGACAGGGGCGGAACCGGGATTCTGAATTACGGGTGCATAATATAAGTTCTCAAGTGCATCATCTCACATTGGTTGTTAGGTACAATATTCATTCAGTTAAAAATAATATAAGAACCTATAATTACGGGTGCATAATATAAGTTCTCAAGTCATCATCTCACATTGGTTGTTAGGTACAATATTCATTTAGTTACGAGCTGACAGTGGCGGAACCAGGATTCTGAGTCACGGGTGCATAATATAAGTTCTCAAGTGTATTAGGTCGCTTGTTTAAGGTTCACGGAAAAAAGAAGGAAATGTTATTTTCAGAACGTTTTTTTGTTTCCAAAATAATAAAGTCTGAAATTATCAAATTACCCGTGTTTCAATCTTTTTAGGAAATGTTTATTGTGAATGCAGAGGGCAGTTTGGTAAATTCGCTTAATTTTTGCTCTAGAGAAAAAAAACGCTTTTTAAATAACATTTCTCAAAAAAAAACTGAGAATGGATTCAAATTCATAATGCATCAACTTCATGCTTCTCTTAATCTCTTTGCACAGACTAATTAAATTAGCAAATGCACTTATAGTCATTCcattttatatatttttagaaTCTTAGCATAGAAAAATATTGATTCCTTTTTCTTCtctatttttttttctcaaaactCGACTTTGCCTTCATTTTTAAAAAAAGCTAGAAAGTGATTTAAAactaattaataaaaaataaaaaggATTTGCAGAATAAATTGTCTGCatattcaataataaattttcaaCATAATATAATGATAACTAGCAAAAAAACAGATATAAATATTACATCTGCATGATATTTATTTACTTGCTATATTTTTTTTTTGTCAAATTTAAAGCAGATTTCATTATTGACTTGAAAGAGATTCAATCGGGACAAACCCTCAACTGATTatgcaaccaggttgaaaaacaaatagagTTAAATAATTAGCTAttttgtttccggattgcttaacaaactgaatacaaatattctgaaaattaaaaatgaaggtaatgATTTCCCGGACAATCCAACACGCATCTACCCCGAAAACCGAAAACAGTAGATTTTACAAGTATACACTAGTAGTATGAAGATAAATTCCCGAACGAGCCGAGAATCAAATCTTGACTAACAAGACAAGAATAACCATTAGTGGGATCAAAAGATAGTTTCTAAAAGTAGAAAGGCTGAAGCTGACCGGCTGGTCCTGTCCACAAAAACAGCAGATTTTACAAGTATACACTAATTTTAAATTTTCCTTGGCACCAGATTTTTCAGTCCACGTAAACTGTTCTTCACACGTGGCTCTCCACACACCTATAATTTTGCCACGTCATCTTCTGCGGTCCATCGGTGACCTCTTGTATTACTGGTAGAACCCTGGCTCCCCTTACGAGATGTCCAGGTTCGATTCTTGTCAAAGACAAAGGCAAGACCTGTGTGTGAGAATGTTAattataaatacaaaataaagaaaaaatcTCTGCAGTTTGCATCTCAAGTCAACACACACACAGTTGTTTACTTGTTGATTTACTATAAATAGTTTACTTGTTTTAACAGTTTCATTTGCCTTTTTTTTGTGACTACAGCTTATGATTGATGTATAGGATCCTAACGATCAGGTTGATTAATCTGTTTTTTTAgagtatttatttattattacAGTTGTAGATTTATTGTTACTGATTCTAGTGTTTTTGCAAGGGTTTACGATAACAATTGATGCGAGTTTGCAAAATGTGGCTGCGAAAAGTGAAGCTGAAAAATTAGGGGACGGAAAGAGTAATTCGAGAGGCGATGGTTTGAGGTTAAATCGAACTGAGAATGTGAAGCATGAAAGTGAAGAAGCTATGCGATCACGacaacagcagcagcagcagaGATCTCAAGGTTCAATGGTCCACTGGGAGACGTTTCTTCATATTAGTTCCATTAAGGTGTTGTTGGTGGAAAATGATGACTCTACGCGTCATGTTGTTGCTGCATTGCTTCGTAATCTCAATTATGAAGGTCGGTAACATTTCAGTCTGTTTTGTATTATACTGATGCTTGTATGTGATactctctctctcccctctctcccctctctcccctctctcccctctcccctccctctctctctctctctctctccctctccctctccctctccctctccctctccctttcctctctctctctctctctcatttgTTAACGGGATAAATGAGATTCTAGCTGTACATGGAACTCTCGTAAATAAGTAATAAAGTGTTAAGCGTTTTAGTTCTCTTTAAATACAACATACACACTCAAACTTTAGATCATTGTCATTTTGCGTTATTAGGATGTTTTAATAGTAAGTATTTATATCGCTTAGATCATTGCCCTTTCGTCATATTAGGAACATTTGATACTCAGTTCTAATAAGGTTTTCTTAGCAGTAATTGTAGCAGCCAACGGATTGCAAGCTTGGGGGATTTTAGAAGACCTAACCAATCACATTGATGTTGTTTTGACTGAGGTAGCAATGCCCTGTTTATCGGGGATTGCTCTTCTGTGCAAAATCATGAGTCATAAGACTCGCAAGACTGTCCCTGTGATTAGTAAGTAATTGGACTTAATATCATCGTTGTTGCTCTATCTCCAATTTGATAATCCCAATTTAGATTAGCTATTTGATATCTTTAACCATCTTACCTGATGAGATTCTGCAGTGATGTCAACTCATGACTCAATGGGTTTGGTTTTCAAGTGCTTGTCAAAAGGTGCAGTTGATTTTTTAGGTAAGCCTATTCGGAAAAATGAGCTTAAAAATCTCTGGCAGCATGTGTGGAGGAGGTGTCACAGTGTGAGTTATATCTCTTTTGCTCCTGAATAACTTCAAAAAGCTTCTTTACCTGTTGATATTTTCTGAAACTATGCATACTTACATattgttaaagagtataagatcatgttcgggccttcctctaccaccttaaggttttagacaaactggttacttaacatggtatcagagaTTGACTGTTCGGGCCTTCCTCTACCACCTTAAGATTTTAGACGGACTGCTTACGTAACACATATAATCATATAATTGCATATGGTTCTTAAATTTACTGATTTTGAATATTGTATCATCCTTTTTGTGGCTTCATGCTCATTAAAATGTTGTGTAATATATTCTGTATTCTAATTGCATCTGTTACCAGCAGCCTCTTGATAGATGTATCTTCGTTTACTGAATTATAAGATCATTTTTGTTTCAGTCGAGTGGTAGCAGGTGTGAAAGTCGTGCCAATACTCAAATATCAGTGAAGTCGAAAAGTGGCATAAAGTGCCAGGAAAACAACAGCAGCGATGAAAATATGAACACTGGGGACAGTGATAGTCAGGTAACATAAATGTGGATATAATGCTTCTGTAAACTGTATACATGGTTGTTCGTCAAGTATCATGTCCTATGTAAAACACGTGATTAAGAAACTTACGTTTAAGAACTAGATTCATATACGAAAAGATATTATGGAGTTCAGCATTGCAGAGTTCTTGGACAAAAGAAGTTGATAGCTCCCAGGCTACGTCTGCAAAGGATCAAATATCCAAGCATTCAGAAGGTACTTGTGCTCAACTATCCTCAAAAGCTGAAACTTTTACTAAGTTGCCTGTAACAACACCGAAAGAATATCAAGAAAAAGGCGATCAGAGTGGTATGCATAAATATATTGAAGTACAGCGTATTTGCATTTTTAGTTGATTGTCACCATGTCAAAATATATGTCATGTATAATTTCTTTCCAGATAATGTTCGCCATGGAAAAGACTTGGTACTTGGAAAGACTAAAACTCGTGAACTACAACTGAACAATTCAATGGAGATTCCGTTCAAACTCTTGAATGCAAACAGGATCACTCATTCAAAAATTGAGCCTGATCCAAACAAGATGAGTAGAGCTAACAATCTGGCAAAGAGTCTGTTCAACAATGAAAAGACTATAATTTCCAGAACACCTGATACAGCTAGTGAAGATCAAGCCAAAACTTTCAAGAGCAAGATTAGGGCTTTTGACAATTCTACAGTTAAGCCAGAGATTGAGCTTAACTTGAAGAGGCTTAGAGTTGCTAAAGATAGTGGGAAAGCAATTCAAATTGAACGCAATGTTTTAAGACATTCAGACCTTTCAGCCTTTTCGAGGTCTAAATGGTACAAATTAGGGGTTTGTTATGTGTCATTGCACAGTTTTAAAATGACTAACAGTTTTAACTACTATACCTTGTGGCATTGTACAGGTACAATACAACCTCAAATGGCTGTAAGACGTCCAATGGGATTGATGTAAGCGTTTCTCTAGAAGCAATTAACGATGAATCTGACATCCGAACTAGTTCAAACAGGAATCTTTTCTGTCCAAGTTCAGAAGGTATCAAGAATAATGTGGACATGGATTCCATCACAGACAAACTTCCTATCAATCCAGCAGTAGTCTCGAAAGATTCAGTAGATATGACATCAAACAGTTTAAAAGCAACAACAGCAATCGATGATTTGAACTTATCATCTGTCTTTGCTCCAACTGAACTGGATCTTAATTGCTCCCCTCAGCAAGTCATACTGGTTAAAACTGATGACTTGGCTTCACGGGCATTGCTGACTCCAATTACAGGTTCACCTCCAGAGCTTCCAGTCCGGCATATTCATCATCACCACCATGTGCATCATTTCCACAGCATGGATAGCGAACGACCACTATCTAAACACGAGAATATGCCATATAAGAAGCCTGAAAATGTTGTTGTTGGACCTGTTGAAGGTAATGCTGGAAATTGCAGCTTGAACAAGAGTGGTTCAGGCAGCAAGTACGGAAGCAATGGTCAGAATGTAAGCAGCACCGTTGTACATGCTGAAGGGAAAAACGTAGAAAGTGAAGTTCACGTAGAAGGAAATAGTGGAAGTGGTGATGCTACTGGCAGTGCTAGCAGGAACAGAACAGATGAAAGTAGATACGCTCATGAAGAAGCTTCATCGACCAAGTTTCGTCACAAAAAGGACCGGAAATTTGGCTACAAGGTAAATGATGTTGAATTCTATTAATGTTCCTTATACAGAACTGCAGTCATATTCCTTATACAGAACTGCAGTCATTTATCTCCCTCTATCTAGTAAATCTTCCTTGAAACCTCTAGGCAAATAAGTTGTTGgtgattattttttaaaataatgtaATAGATTAAACAGTAAAATGGTTTTTCTCTAATATACAGTACCAGCAAGTGATTTCATGAAAACACAATCtacaaatgaattttttttgCATAAGGTCTTTAAGTGCACACATATGTTTCCAAACATAGTTCAAGTTCTCTATCATTCTCTTTCTATACAAGTCTGCATTTTAAAGTTTTTTCTGTCTGATATTTTTTTTTGCTAGTTACACACGCTCACGCACCCACCTTGTCGTTGACAAGATTCAAACCCTCGACATCTCGTAAAGGGAGCGAGACAGATACCACTATAACAAGAGGTGTTGGGTGGGTACCGCGATATTTGGAGTGCAAGTTCTTGTATCCTATGTCCATTATCTGATTTCTTCGTATCCTATGTCCATGAACTTTTTCTAGATAGATTGTGAAACCATCTGTACTATGAGATATATAAGATAACTTCTGCCAGCAGCACTGATTTCTCTATATTTCTGTTCAATTTCAATTTGCAGGGCCGATACCGGAACAAGAAGAGACCTGCAGATTAATATCTCTGTCTACAAAGGACAATATTGAAATCTGAGTTCTGCAACTAAGGTCTACTATAAACCTATGATGTGCCTAAAAGTTGGGACTTAAACGTAATAAATTTGTATTACAGTAATTATGATATTTGAAACCTGCACCTTTCCTTTGTACTTCTTTAGACCTTGCTTGAGTATATAGACAATGCTTACCAAATACGATTTTCTATGGTGTCTGAGTTTTCATAGTTTCATAGTCAATAACCCTGGCATCATAGCAATTAGTGAGTAAATTTTAGGAACCTGTCTGCATTACATGTTTTGACTGTTACGACACATGAGAGTGATGGCTGAGACAAATACGAAGGAATTTATTCAACAATGGAAAACTTTTACATCAAATATAACATCGTATCTCCAGAGAGCAGACTTCTCTTTAGGCCAGGAGTACTAAAGTACCATAATAGTCAAGCGTACAAAACTAATATGTATATGAAGTACCAAACTATCAATACATCGGCATCCATCTGGAGAATATTGAGCATTAAGCTAAGCTAAGACGCAGGATAAGCATAGAAATCCCACTTATTTGAACACATGATATGTGAAAATCACTAAAGCTCACTTTTTAAACACTGGACTATTTCTGAGCAACCCGTCATTTTCACTTCTGAGCCTGCAATGGAGCAATAGAAAGTTAAAAACCTTTTTCAGCACTACACAAGTAAGAAACTCGAAGTTCTGTATTCTTGGAGTTGAGCATGAAAAATTACCAAGAAGCGCTTCTTGTAGAGTGTAGATAATTCCTGGGGATCAACTTTTGTTTGCGTGTAAGCATCAATTTTGTTCAGTTCCTGCAAGCACATAATCCGTGAATGAGAAAAATTGACAATTGAAATTTTGAACTGATAGCATACTTGCGACTCCAGGTCCCCCTAGTATTTCGTTCTCCTTTAGGCAAAGTAAACAAAACCAAGACAGATTTCAC
The sequence above is drawn from the Apium graveolens cultivar Ventura chromosome 2, ASM990537v1, whole genome shotgun sequence genome and encodes:
- the LOC141708961 gene encoding pentatricopeptide repeat-containing protein At5g02830, chloroplastic, producing MNNTLLLISCSSIITPPNPPNKPSISPKLKPSSKPLLSPFRRDLSRYGNQNSLKYYADLASRLVEAEKMDEFMLIAETVVNSGVEVAEFVRLIDVGVVSKGVTGLVKCGERERVFEVLECVKKLGVSGVEVFDWSVREAVRKECRLGVEKGDVEGVVEFLEMLSGFDFSVKEVVDPAEIIKICVATRKPNVAVRCARIFPTAQILFCSIILEFGKKGDIMSAMDVFEASKKDMDRPNMYIYRTIIDVCGLCGDYLRSRSIYEDLLSQNITPNIYVFNSLMNVNARDLSYTLHIYKHMQTVGVAADVTSYNILLKSCCRASRVDLAQNIYREVQNLESNGVLKLDVFTYSTIIKAFADAKMWQMALEIKEDMLTAGVTPNTITWSSLINAVSSAGLVEQSILLFEEMLLAGCTPNTQCCNTVLHACIEACQYDRAFRLFSNWKRSATDKFYSKDYQRKIDRGKDHSRKSYNMTGKDYGSDSDHVQFTRRVPFKPTTATYNILMKACGTDHKRAKALMHEMKALGLSPNQISWSILIDIFGASRNVKGAMQILSSMRQAGIQPDVIAYTAAMKVCVQNQNLQFAFSLFERMKRDQIQPNLVTYNTLLKARTRYGSLEEVRQCLYIYQDMRKAGYSSNDYYLKQLIEEWCEGILQGSNQNQVQNTSSSRTELGGSQSLLLEKVAANLQKTGPEILAVDLRGLTKVEARIVVLAVLRMIKENYTPGNSLKDDMSIILGVQEVVSSDAKHDSVKDAIVKLLQDDLGLEVIFSATGSMSLNSDADFKNTIAVGFPTQLESPTRRPSDLHRLKVMRKSLFNWLQKRLDASTG
- the LOC141708962 gene encoding two-component response regulator-like PRR37 isoform X1; the encoded protein is MRSRQQQQQQRSQGSMVHWETFLHISSIKVLLVENDDSTRHVVAALLRNLNYEVIVAANGLQAWGILEDLTNHIDVVLTEVAMPCLSGIALLCKIMSHKTRKTVPVIMMSTHDSMGLVFKCLSKGAVDFLGKPIRKNELKNLWQHVWRRCHSSSGSRCESRANTQISVKSKSGIKCQENNSSDENMNTGDSDSQSSWTKEVDSSQATSAKDQISKHSEGTCAQLSSKAETFTKLPVTTPKEYQEKGDQSDNVRHGKDLVLGKTKTRELQLNNSMEIPFKLLNANRITHSKIEPDPNKMSRANNLAKSLFNNEKTIISRTPDTASEDQAKTFKSKIRAFDNSTVKPEIELNLKRLRVAKDSGKAIQIERNVLRHSDLSAFSRSKWYNTTSNGCKTSNGIDVSVSLEAINDESDIRTSSNRNLFCPSSEGIKNNVDMDSITDKLPINPAVVSKDSVDMTSNSLKATTAIDDLNLSSVFAPTELDLNCSPQQVILVKTDDLASRALLTPITGSPPELPVRHIHHHHHVHHFHSMDSERPLSKHENMPYKKPENVVVGPVEGNAGNCSLNKSGSGSKYGSNGQNVSSTVVHAEGKNVESEVHVEGNSGSGDATGSASRNRTDESRYAHEEASSTKFRHKKDRKFGYKGRYRNKKRPAD
- the LOC141708962 gene encoding two-component response regulator-like PRR37 isoform X3, with amino-acid sequence MRSRQQQQQQRSQGSMVHWETFLHISSIKVLLVENDDSTRHVVAALLRNLNYEVIVAANGLQAWGILEDLTNHIDVVLTEVAMPCLSGIALLCKIMSHKTRKTVPVIMMSTHDSMGLVFKCLSKGAVDFLGKPIRKNELKNLWQHVWRRCHSSSGSRCESRANTQISVKSKSGIKCQENNSSDENMNTGDSDSQSSWTKEVDSSQATSAKDQISKHSEDNVRHGKDLVLGKTKTRELQLNNSMEIPFKLLNANRITHSKIEPDPNKMSRANNLAKSLFNNEKTIISRTPDTASEDQAKTFKSKIRAFDNSTVKPEIELNLKRLRVAKDSGKAIQIERNVLRHSDLSAFSRSKWYNTTSNGCKTSNGIDVSVSLEAINDESDIRTSSNRNLFCPSSEGIKNNVDMDSITDKLPINPAVVSKDSVDMTSNSLKATTAIDDLNLSSVFAPTELDLNCSPQQVILVKTDDLASRALLTPITGSPPELPVRHIHHHHHVHHFHSMDSERPLSKHENMPYKKPENVVVGPVEGNAGNCSLNKSGSGSKYGSNGQNVSSTVVHAEGKNVESEVHVEGNSGSGDATGSASRNRTDESRYAHEEASSTKFRHKKDRKFGYKGRYRNKKRPAD
- the LOC141708962 gene encoding two-component response regulator-like PRR37 isoform X2 translates to MRSRQQQQQQRSQGSMVHWETFLHISSIKVLLVENDDSTRHVVAALLRNLNYEVIVAANGLQAWGILEDLTNHIDVVLTEVAMPCLSGIALLCKIMSHKTRKTVPVIMMSTHDSMGLVFKCLSKGAVDFLGKPIRKNELKNLWQHVWRRCHSSSGSRCESRANTQISVKSKSGIKCQENNSSDENMNTGDSDSQSSWTKEVDSSQATSAKDQISKHSEGTCAQLSSKAETFTKLPVTTPKEYQEKGDQSDNVRHGKDLVLGKTKTRELQLNNSMEIPFKLLNANRITHSKIEPDPNKMSRANNLAKSLFNNEKTIISRTPDTASEDQAKTFKSKIRAFDNSTVKPEIELNLKRLRVAKDSGKAIQIERNVLRHSDLSAFSRYNTTSNGCKTSNGIDVSVSLEAINDESDIRTSSNRNLFCPSSEGIKNNVDMDSITDKLPINPAVVSKDSVDMTSNSLKATTAIDDLNLSSVFAPTELDLNCSPQQVILVKTDDLASRALLTPITGSPPELPVRHIHHHHHVHHFHSMDSERPLSKHENMPYKKPENVVVGPVEGNAGNCSLNKSGSGSKYGSNGQNVSSTVVHAEGKNVESEVHVEGNSGSGDATGSASRNRTDESRYAHEEASSTKFRHKKDRKFGYKGRYRNKKRPAD